One window of the Spirochaetia bacterium 38H-sp genome contains the following:
- a CDS encoding HD domain-containing protein, with amino-acid sequence MMSFTPSRNDAQKLLDSYITAANLRAHSLAVASIMEHFAKKSGEDPDKWFIIGLVHDLDYEKYPDEHCKKTEEILREEDWPDDYIRAILSHGWKRVTDVKPEHYMEKVLFAADELSGLITATALVRPSKSIMDMNVKSVKKKFKDKSFSAAVDRELIEEGCTMLGLDLSEMIAESIEGMKKVAKEIGLEGNPQ; translated from the coding sequence ATGATGTCTTTTACTCCATCTAGGAATGATGCACAGAAACTTCTTGATAGCTATATTACAGCTGCAAACCTTAGGGCACATAGCCTTGCCGTAGCATCCATAATGGAACATTTTGCAAAAAAATCAGGAGAGGATCCTGATAAGTGGTTTATAATAGGCCTTGTACATGATTTGGATTATGAAAAATATCCAGATGAGCACTGCAAAAAGACAGAAGAAATTCTCAGAGAAGAAGATTGGCCTGACGATTATATAAGAGCAATACTCAGCCACGGCTGGAAAAGAGTGACGGATGTAAAGCCAGAACACTATATGGAAAAGGTATTGTTTGCTGCAGATGAACTATCCGGACTTATAACAGCCACTGCATTGGTAAGACCGTCAAAAAGCATAATGGATATGAATGTAAAATCCGTAAAGAAAAAGTTTAAGGATAAGAGTTTCTCTGCTGCTGTCGACAGAGAGCTTATAGAAGAGGGCTGCACTATGCTCGGGTTAGACCTTTCTGAAATGATTGCAGAATCTATAGAAGGAATGAAAAAGGTAGCAAAAGAGATAGGTCTTGAGGGAAATCCTCAATAA
- a CDS encoding response regulator transcription factor, translated as MAFVFVVEDNENISEAVELYLSSAGMEVISFPSASGVLEAARNRVPDIFVLDIMLPDRDGFSLARAIRAEFPDAGIIFLTARVAEADRVRGFEIGADDYIIKPFSNKELLMRINALLRRMGRDSNGETSSLVFCKQGHSLEIDLTLPHVLLDSRQVSLTPAEWKILVFLASHRGQVFSRERILESALDYSYEGSSRTVDTHIKNLRSKLGSDVWIETIRGFGYRFTGDGK; from the coding sequence ATGGCTTTTGTTTTTGTTGTAGAGGATAATGAGAATATATCCGAGGCTGTAGAATTGTATCTTTCTTCTGCTGGTATGGAGGTCATAAGCTTTCCTTCGGCATCTGGGGTTTTGGAGGCTGCAAGAAATAGAGTTCCAGATATCTTTGTCTTGGATATTATGCTGCCTGATAGGGACGGCTTTTCTCTTGCAAGGGCTATAAGAGCAGAGTTTCCTGATGCGGGTATTATTTTCCTTACTGCACGTGTTGCGGAAGCGGACAGAGTGAGGGGTTTTGAGATAGGAGCGGATGACTATATTATAAAGCCTTTTTCCAACAAAGAGCTTCTTATGCGGATAAATGCTCTTCTCCGACGTATGGGACGGGATTCCAACGGAGAGACCAGCAGTCTTGTTTTTTGCAAACAGGGACATAGTCTTGAGATTGATTTGACACTGCCGCATGTTTTGCTAGATAGCAGGCAGGTATCTCTTACACCGGCGGAATGGAAAATCCTGGTCTTTCTTGCCAGTCACAGAGGTCAGGTCTTTTCCAGAGAAAGAATCTTAGAATCAGCTCTTGATTACAGCTATGAGGGCTCTTCTCGTACAGTTGATACACATATAAAAAATCTTCGTTCCAAGCTTGGAAGCGACGTGTGGATAGAAACCATACGCGGATTTGGTTATCGTTTTACAGGAGATGGGAAATGA
- a CDS encoding HAMP domain-containing sensor histidine kinase — translation MREKRLIYRIFLALGLSFAILSALLSVVLVFSLNASTGALEREREKQIEKSVAEAVKELASSGEPFTRQSLNITLRGFRDSLLFLFVFDNRRDLIYSFIKWDFLPPEARTLLRGRIGDPNFPQGMGGMMKSPPINMDDFLDIPKPVPVMKSGTVVAYISVKTLPVSDSREWAAFLSRLVPILIAGVFLSLLVAGIVLFFVTSDIARVTELLADGLDRIGRGQRNVSFPFVGISELAIISRSASKLQEQLLQEERLRIQWAQDIAHDLRTPITALRSQLELLEEGIVSAEPARIEKLLAELGRLEELVSALSILTRLESPETLITTEPVDIKRILEQTAIRFAEAKDRPLKIETEQCAEGSFVLADPSLLIRLLENLLDNAYKHAKGDGPVIASLKSPLSGKDFPPELLRNIKTERSLRNAQTAFPYAGQKKEPHNEQNDTRKYILLVISNPGKIEKSDLPYIFERLYRGEKSRGSRGSGLGLSIAKAITEKFSGTIRAENSQDRVNISLVFPLAEKE, via the coding sequence ATGAGAGAAAAACGGCTTATATACAGGATATTTCTTGCGCTTGGACTTTCCTTTGCCATACTTTCTGCTTTGTTGTCTGTTGTACTAGTCTTTTCTCTTAATGCATCCACAGGAGCGCTAGAAAGAGAAAGAGAAAAGCAAATTGAGAAGTCTGTAGCAGAGGCTGTAAAAGAACTGGCAAGTTCTGGTGAGCCTTTTACAAGACAGTCGCTCAACATTACTCTGAGAGGCTTTAGAGACAGTCTGCTATTCCTTTTTGTTTTTGATAACAGAAGAGATCTTATTTACAGCTTTATAAAATGGGATTTTCTTCCTCCCGAAGCAAGAACCTTGCTTAGAGGAAGGATAGGAGACCCCAATTTCCCGCAGGGCATGGGGGGGATGATGAAATCTCCTCCTATAAATATGGATGATTTTCTTGATATTCCAAAACCTGTTCCCGTAATGAAATCGGGAACAGTTGTTGCCTATATCTCTGTCAAGACACTGCCAGTATCAGATAGCCGGGAATGGGCAGCCTTTTTATCCAGACTTGTGCCCATCCTCATAGCCGGAGTTTTCCTCTCCCTTCTTGTAGCAGGCATAGTACTGTTTTTTGTCACAAGCGATATAGCAAGAGTAACAGAACTTCTTGCAGATGGCCTTGATAGGATAGGACGAGGTCAGCGGAATGTAAGTTTCCCCTTTGTTGGCATATCGGAGCTTGCCATAATAAGCCGTTCTGCCTCAAAACTGCAGGAACAGCTTTTGCAGGAAGAACGGCTGCGCATACAGTGGGCACAGGACATTGCTCATGATTTGCGCACACCTATAACAGCACTTAGGTCCCAGCTTGAACTTTTGGAAGAAGGAATAGTAAGCGCGGAGCCTGCACGTATAGAAAAACTGCTTGCTGAGCTAGGCAGGCTGGAGGAACTTGTTTCTGCACTTTCTATTCTTACGCGTCTTGAATCGCCGGAGACCCTTATTACAACCGAGCCTGTGGACATAAAAAGAATACTGGAGCAGACGGCTATCAGGTTTGCAGAAGCCAAAGACAGACCTCTCAAAATAGAAACAGAGCAATGTGCAGAAGGCAGTTTTGTTCTTGCCGACCCAAGTCTCCTTATCAGACTCCTAGAAAATCTGCTAGATAACGCATACAAACACGCAAAAGGAGACGGTCCTGTCATTGCAAGCCTCAAGAGCCCATTAAGCGGCAAAGACTTTCCTCCAGAACTTCTAAGAAATATAAAAACCGAACGCAGCCTGCGCAATGCGCAGACTGCTTTTCCCTATGCAGGACAAAAGAAAGAGCCACATAACGAACAAAACGATACAAGAAAATACATACTTCTTGTCATAAGCAACCCAGGCAAAATAGAAAAGTCCGATTTACCCTACATATTCGAAAGGCTTTACAGAGGAGAAAAAAGCAGAGGGAGCAGAGGGAGCGGACTTGGCCTGTCCATAGCAAAAGCAATAACAGAAAAATTTTCTGGCACAATAAGAGCAGAAAACAGTCAAGACAGAGTAAACATAAGCCTCGTTTTCCCCCTTGCAGAAAAAGAATAG
- a CDS encoding biotin/lipoyl-containing protein, with protein MKKRVHFMVTAFRDGFQSAYGARVLTKDFLPAFEAAVNAGMNHFEIGGGARFQSLYFYCNEDAFQMMKTLRDVAGPDADLQTLARGVNVVGLDSQPRDIIKLHAKLFKKYGVSTIRNFDALNDVNNLIDSGKAIADAGLNHEVVVTMMELPPGCEGAHDPAFYASTLKQILDAGIPYNSVCFKDASGTSTPQKVYETIKEARKLLGNDVRLVFHSHETAGVSIAQYKAALEAGADQIDLSLAPVSGGTCQPDVLTMWHALRGTEFDLGIDPVKIMEVEEVFKECMADYFTPPEARAVEPRIPFSPMPGGALTANTQMLRDNGLMDRYPEMIKNMEEVVRRGGFATSVTPVSQFYFQQAFNNTMFGPWKKIAEGYGKMVLGYFGKTPVAPDPEIVKLAQEQLGLEPTTELVVDINDRDPNKGIEAARKALKENNLEETEENIFIAATCKDKGIMFLKGEAKLGVRKGQKQKDASAGSSSGAYAVSVGGKKYTVKIEGDKAIVNGKAYDIAISEADEKAAGSAASSGDKAEVKAPLPGLVLRIPVAEGDEVEDGQEVIVLEAMKMENPIYAPKAGRVASILVKQGDHVKSGDVLIEIE; from the coding sequence ATGAAAAAACGCGTACATTTTATGGTAACAGCCTTCCGTGACGGATTTCAGTCCGCATACGGGGCAAGAGTGCTTACCAAAGATTTTCTGCCTGCTTTTGAAGCAGCAGTCAATGCAGGAATGAACCACTTTGAGATAGGTGGCGGAGCAAGGTTCCAGTCCCTTTACTTCTACTGCAATGAGGATGCATTCCAGATGATGAAAACTCTCAGGGATGTGGCAGGACCTGATGCTGACCTTCAGACGCTTGCAAGAGGAGTAAACGTAGTTGGTCTTGATTCTCAGCCAAGAGATATAATCAAGCTGCATGCAAAGCTCTTTAAGAAATACGGTGTATCCACAATAAGAAACTTTGATGCATTAAACGACGTAAACAACCTCATAGACTCAGGAAAAGCAATAGCAGATGCGGGTCTTAACCACGAGGTTGTGGTAACAATGATGGAACTTCCTCCCGGATGTGAGGGAGCACATGATCCTGCTTTTTATGCAAGCACACTCAAGCAGATTCTTGATGCGGGGATTCCGTACAACTCCGTATGTTTTAAAGATGCATCCGGAACCTCAACCCCGCAGAAGGTATACGAGACAATAAAAGAAGCAAGAAAGCTTCTCGGAAACGATGTGAGACTGGTATTCCACTCCCATGAGACAGCGGGAGTAAGCATTGCACAGTACAAAGCTGCTCTTGAGGCAGGTGCAGACCAGATTGACCTCTCGCTCGCACCTGTATCCGGCGGAACATGTCAGCCCGATGTTCTTACAATGTGGCATGCTCTTAGAGGAACAGAGTTTGACCTTGGCATAGACCCCGTAAAGATAATGGAAGTGGAAGAGGTCTTTAAGGAGTGCATGGCAGATTACTTTACACCTCCCGAGGCACGTGCGGTAGAACCGAGAATTCCTTTTTCTCCGATGCCCGGCGGAGCTCTTACAGCAAACACACAGATGCTCAGAGACAACGGCCTTATGGACAGATATCCCGAAATGATAAAGAACATGGAAGAGGTTGTAAGACGCGGCGGTTTTGCGACATCCGTTACTCCGGTTTCTCAGTTTTACTTCCAGCAGGCATTTAACAACACAATGTTTGGCCCCTGGAAAAAGATTGCGGAAGGCTACGGCAAGATGGTTCTGGGATACTTTGGTAAAACTCCCGTTGCGCCGGATCCCGAGATTGTAAAGCTTGCACAGGAGCAGCTCGGGCTCGAGCCTACAACAGAACTTGTAGTAGACATAAACGACAGAGACCCCAACAAGGGCATAGAGGCTGCAAGAAAGGCTCTCAAAGAGAACAACCTGGAAGAAACGGAAGAAAATATCTTTATTGCAGCAACATGTAAGGACAAAGGCATAATGTTCCTCAAGGGAGAGGCAAAGCTCGGCGTAAGAAAAGGCCAGAAACAGAAAGATGCATCAGCAGGCTCTTCTTCCGGCGCATACGCTGTAAGCGTTGGTGGCAAGAAATACACCGTAAAAATAGAAGGCGACAAGGCAATAGTAAACGGAAAAGCTTACGACATAGCCATAAGCGAAGCTGACGAAAAGGCAGCAGGCTCTGCCGCATCATCCGGAGATAAGGCAGAGGTTAAGGCACCGCTGCCGGGTCTTGTGCTTAGAATCCCTGTTGCAGAAGGCGACGAGGTAGAAGACGGACAGGAAGTGATCGTCCTGGAAGCAATGAAGATGGAGAACCCCATCTATGCTCCAAAGGCAGGCAGAGTAGCCTCCATACTGGTAAAGCAGGGCGACCACGTAAAAAGCGGTGATGTACTCATAGAAATAGAGTAG
- the fabG gene encoding 3-oxoacyl-[acyl-carrier-protein] reductase produces MLLKDKNAVVTGGARGIGAEMVKLFLKEGASVWFVDLNPSDIMDEFESLAQKSGAKVVYKQCNVAEEEQVNTVVEEILKEAGQIDVLVNNAGITRDGLIFRMPSSDWDLVLKVNLTSAFYFSKKVAHAMARAKTGSIINISSIVGVHGNAGQCNYSASKAGMIGLTKSLAQEVASRNVRVNAVAPGFIDTPMTEKLSDKVKEALLSRIPMGRLGSPEEVAKICLFLASDLSSYVTGQVIGVDGGMGM; encoded by the coding sequence ATGTTGTTAAAGGACAAAAATGCTGTTGTAACAGGCGGTGCACGCGGTATAGGTGCGGAAATGGTAAAGCTTTTTCTTAAAGAAGGAGCTTCCGTATGGTTTGTAGACCTCAATCCCAGCGACATAATGGATGAGTTTGAGTCCCTTGCACAGAAGAGCGGGGCAAAGGTTGTTTATAAGCAGTGCAATGTTGCGGAAGAAGAGCAGGTTAATACGGTTGTGGAAGAAATCTTAAAAGAAGCAGGTCAGATAGATGTGCTTGTAAACAATGCGGGAATAACAAGAGACGGGCTTATCTTTAGAATGCCTTCTTCCGACTGGGACCTTGTTCTCAAGGTTAACCTTACAAGCGCTTTTTATTTTTCCAAAAAGGTTGCTCATGCAATGGCCAGGGCAAAAACAGGTTCTATCATAAATATTTCTTCTATCGTAGGTGTTCATGGTAATGCCGGTCAGTGTAACTACTCCGCATCCAAGGCTGGTATGATAGGCCTTACCAAAAGCCTTGCTCAGGAGGTTGCTTCCAGAAACGTGCGTGTAAACGCTGTTGCCCCCGGTTTTATAGACACACCTATGACAGAGAAGCTTTCCGATAAGGTCAAAGAAGCCCTCCTCTCACGCATACCAATGGGAAGACTGGGAAGCCCCGAGGAAGTAGCAAAGATTTGTCTTTTTCTAGCTTCCGATCTTTCTTCTTATGTTACTGGACAGGTTATAGGCGTTGATGGTGGAATGGGCATGTAA
- the fabF gene encoding beta-ketoacyl-ACP synthase II → MKKRVVVTGMGSVTALGHNTAQLWDAVKAGKSGVGKITHFDTTDYACNIAAEVKDFDAKAVLGKEARKMDRFSQFAVAAAIEAMDDAGLSAGSYDPERLGVIIGNGIGGHTTEEESHKALLEKGPTRLPPMTIPKIISNIAPGNIAIMLNAQGPCYTITTACSSGTDAIGAALNTIRAGQADIVITGGTEAAITPFGIAGFIVIQALSTGFNDTPEKASRPFDKDRDGFVMGEGAGVLILESLEHAKARGAHIYAEVAGYGMTCDANHLTAPHPEGVGAARAMKLALEDADLKPEDIDYINAHGTSTPLNDPLETLAIKKAFGEHAYKLKVSSTKSMTGHCIGAAGGIEAILTVMAIKEGFVPPTINLDEPDPKCDLDYVPNVGQNLKVRAAMSETLGFGGHNGVIVLKEYTE, encoded by the coding sequence ATGAAGAAGAGAGTAGTAGTTACGGGAATGGGCAGTGTTACTGCACTTGGGCACAATACGGCCCAACTGTGGGATGCTGTAAAGGCTGGAAAGAGCGGGGTAGGAAAGATTACCCATTTTGATACCACTGATTATGCGTGTAATATTGCGGCAGAGGTCAAGGACTTCGATGCAAAGGCTGTGCTGGGAAAAGAAGCCCGTAAGATGGATAGATTTTCCCAGTTTGCTGTTGCTGCTGCAATAGAGGCTATGGATGATGCTGGTCTTTCTGCTGGCTCATATGATCCCGAGAGGCTTGGTGTCATAATAGGAAACGGTATCGGCGGACATACTACGGAGGAAGAGTCTCATAAGGCTCTCCTGGAAAAAGGTCCAACAAGACTTCCGCCTATGACAATCCCCAAGATAATAAGCAATATTGCACCTGGTAATATTGCAATAATGCTCAATGCTCAGGGTCCGTGTTATACGATCACAACGGCATGTTCTTCCGGTACTGATGCCATAGGTGCTGCACTAAATACTATACGTGCAGGCCAAGCGGATATAGTTATAACAGGTGGTACAGAAGCTGCCATAACCCCTTTTGGTATTGCAGGATTTATAGTCATACAGGCGCTCAGTACTGGTTTTAATGATACTCCGGAGAAGGCTTCCCGTCCTTTTGACAAGGATAGGGATGGTTTTGTCATGGGAGAGGGTGCAGGTGTTCTTATCCTTGAGAGTCTTGAGCATGCAAAGGCTAGGGGAGCTCATATCTATGCCGAAGTTGCAGGCTACGGCATGACCTGTGATGCCAACCATCTTACAGCTCCTCATCCAGAGGGGGTAGGTGCAGCGAGAGCTATGAAGCTTGCTCTTGAAGATGCAGATCTCAAACCAGAAGATATAGATTATATCAATGCACACGGGACTTCTACACCGCTCAACGATCCTCTTGAGACTCTTGCCATCAAGAAAGCCTTTGGTGAGCATGCGTATAAACTTAAGGTTTCTTCCACTAAGTCCATGACAGGCCACTGTATAGGTGCTGCAGGCGGTATAGAAGCCATCCTCACAGTCATGGCAATAAAGGAGGGCTTTGTGCCTCCTACAATCAATCTTGACGAGCCTGACCCCAAGTGTGACCTTGATTATGTGCCTAATGTTGGACAAAACCTCAAAGTAAGAGCTGCTATGTCCGAGACCCTGGGCTTTGGCGGGCACAACGGTGTCATTGTTTTAAAAGAATATACCGAATAA
- a CDS encoding sodium ion-translocating decarboxylase subunit beta codes for MSILNGLKQLWETTGLYGFINGGGGNAIMIVIGFVLLYLAIKKEFEPLLLLPIGFGAILANIPFAEIAAHTELHGAISEGMLQLEEIKTGLIGMFYDVGVTSGVFPLIIFMGVGAMTDFGPLLANPKTLLLGAAAQFGIFAALLGALLLGHYLPSFFSFDLQAAGAIGIIGGADGPTSIYVASRLDIDLLGAVAVAAYSYMALVPVIQPPIMRLLTTKEERAIKMEQLRHVSKLEKIIFPLATLTVCILLLPSATPLLGALMFGNLAREVGVINRLWNTMQNELINIVTIMLGLAVGSKMEAAKFLNANTLGVLILGAFAFSVGTAAGVLLAKLMNAVSRKHPVNPLIGAAGVSAVPMAARVANKVGQEENPHNFLLMHAMGPNVAGVIGSAVAAGVLLAVIPH; via the coding sequence ATGTCCATATTAAACGGATTAAAACAGCTATGGGAAACCACAGGCCTCTACGGCTTTATAAACGGCGGCGGGGGCAACGCCATAATGATAGTTATAGGCTTTGTACTTCTTTATCTTGCAATAAAGAAAGAGTTTGAGCCCCTTCTTCTTCTTCCCATAGGCTTTGGCGCAATACTTGCAAACATACCTTTTGCAGAGATTGCAGCCCATACGGAACTGCACGGAGCAATATCGGAAGGAATGCTCCAGCTGGAAGAGATAAAAACAGGCCTTATAGGGATGTTCTACGATGTGGGAGTAACAAGCGGAGTGTTTCCTCTCATAATATTTATGGGAGTAGGGGCCATGACAGACTTTGGCCCTCTTCTTGCCAATCCCAAGACCCTTCTTCTGGGTGCTGCGGCACAGTTTGGAATCTTTGCCGCACTTCTTGGAGCACTTTTGCTTGGCCATTATCTGCCGTCTTTCTTTAGTTTTGATTTGCAGGCAGCAGGTGCCATAGGTATAATCGGCGGAGCAGACGGCCCCACATCCATATACGTGGCATCAAGGCTGGATATCGATCTTTTGGGAGCAGTTGCGGTTGCGGCATACTCCTATATGGCTCTGGTACCTGTTATACAGCCGCCTATTATGCGTCTGCTTACAACAAAAGAAGAAAGAGCAATCAAGATGGAGCAGCTCAGGCACGTTAGCAAACTGGAAAAGATAATCTTTCCTCTTGCCACATTGACCGTATGTATACTGCTTCTTCCTAGTGCAACACCCCTTCTTGGTGCTCTTATGTTTGGTAACCTTGCAAGAGAAGTAGGCGTAATAAACAGGCTCTGGAACACAATGCAGAACGAGCTTATAAACATAGTAACAATAATGCTCGGCCTTGCAGTAGGCTCCAAGATGGAAGCGGCAAAGTTTCTCAACGCAAATACACTTGGAGTTCTTATTCTGGGAGCATTTGCCTTCTCCGTAGGAACAGCAGCGGGCGTACTCCTTGCCAAGCTTATGAATGCAGTCTCCAGAAAACACCCGGTCAATCCGCTTATAGGAGCTGCTGGAGTATCCGCAGTACCTATGGCAGCAAGAGTTGCCAATAAAGTAGGCCAAGAAGAAAATCCGCACAATTTCCTTCTCATGCACGCCATGGGACCCAATGTTGCGGGTGTAATAGGTTCTGCAGTTGCAGCAGGAGTGCTGCTTGCAGTAATACCTCACTGA
- the fabD gene encoding ACP S-malonyltransferase, protein MKYAFLFPGQGAQYPGMGKDLYESSDRVKELFSVAEKASGMDVKSLLFDATEEELKRTDNTQIAITLVNLASAICLEEHGYKGSICAGFSLGEYAALVYAGVISQKDVFSIVRKRGELMEKASRNMDAKGGKTGMSAILGLAPEKVEEVIKSLASDKVFVANYNSPKQVVLSGTEDGLAVAEAACKEAGAKRAVRLKVSGPFHSPLLEEARKEFADFIASYDFSDPDKPVYSNVTGTVIKDGETAKNLAIEQIVSPVRWIDEESAILAEKPDLCLEVGPGNVLCGLWKAFSSDISCLPAGKIENIEKISD, encoded by the coding sequence ATGAAGTATGCATTCTTGTTTCCAGGCCAGGGTGCCCAGTACCCGGGAATGGGAAAGGATTTATATGAAAGCTCTGACAGAGTAAAGGAGCTTTTTTCTGTTGCGGAAAAAGCCTCCGGTATGGACGTAAAGTCTCTTCTTTTTGATGCTACGGAGGAAGAACTCAAAAGAACCGATAATACTCAGATAGCAATAACACTGGTAAACCTTGCTTCTGCAATCTGCCTTGAGGAGCACGGATATAAAGGCTCAATATGTGCCGGCTTTAGCCTTGGAGAGTATGCTGCCCTTGTCTATGCAGGTGTCATATCCCAAAAGGATGTCTTCTCCATTGTGCGCAAAAGAGGAGAGCTTATGGAAAAGGCCTCCCGCAACATGGATGCAAAGGGCGGCAAGACAGGGATGAGCGCAATATTGGGGCTTGCGCCGGAGAAAGTGGAAGAAGTCATAAAATCTCTTGCTTCCGACAAAGTCTTTGTTGCCAACTACAACAGCCCAAAGCAGGTTGTACTCTCGGGTACGGAAGACGGCCTTGCTGTTGCGGAAGCAGCATGTAAAGAAGCCGGAGCAAAACGTGCAGTAAGACTTAAGGTTTCCGGGCCTTTTCATTCTCCTCTTCTGGAAGAGGCACGCAAAGAGTTTGCGGACTTTATAGCTTCTTATGACTTTTCTGACCCGGACAAACCCGTATACTCCAATGTTACGGGCACTGTCATAAAAGACGGAGAGACTGCAAAGAATCTTGCAATAGAGCAGATTGTTTCTCCCGTAAGATGGATTGACGAGGAGTCTGCCATACTGGCAGAAAAGCCTGACCTCTGCCTTGAGGTTGGTCCTGGAAATGTTCTTTGCGGGTTGTGGAAAGCTTTTTCTTCTGATATATCTTGTCTGCCCGCAGGGAAGATAGAAAATATAGAAAAAATCTCAGATTAA
- a CDS encoding OadG family protein: protein MPNIIEQGLILMVLGMGVVFSFLILLVFVINISTKIINRFFPEKPEEPQQKAADNTAQIAAAIAAVHHKTR, encoded by the coding sequence ATGCCTAACATAATAGAGCAGGGCCTTATTCTTATGGTTCTGGGGATGGGAGTAGTCTTTTCTTTTCTGATACTCCTGGTCTTTGTAATAAACATTTCTACAAAGATTATCAATCGATTTTTTCCGGAAAAACCGGAAGAACCACAACAGAAAGCTGCGGATAACACCGCACAGATTGCTGCAGCAATAGCCGCAGTCCACCACAAAACACGATAA
- a CDS encoding DUF2202 domain-containing protein, whose protein sequence is MKKLIIMALIITTVAATAFAAPWKNGQPQQPQAQNGQYPGSGNGMMGENGDRPHGMGMEDNMGFRMLESIPASELSAKEKQDIESLIEYEKLLGDIEAAYAKTFPGSMFDRHADAPHGTAFDFFLERYGLDNPVEGMKEGEYKNSSLESRYKKLAGETELKDAVKNSLALTEELLVKVRQARENSDNEDLDIFYIRFEQGLANRLASGAKLLVFVGETYKPSYLSQDELDELILNTRAGGPGRKDFQPDGQGRGNPGRGRK, encoded by the coding sequence ATGAAGAAACTTATTATTATGGCACTTATCATCACAACAGTAGCTGCAACTGCATTTGCAGCACCATGGAAAAACGGACAGCCACAGCAGCCACAAGCACAGAACGGACAGTATCCTGGCAGTGGCAATGGCATGATGGGAGAAAATGGAGATAGACCTCATGGCATGGGTATGGAAGATAATATGGGATTTAGAATGCTAGAAAGCATACCAGCTTCTGAGCTTTCTGCAAAAGAAAAACAGGATATAGAAAGCCTTATAGAATACGAGAAACTCCTAGGAGACATAGAAGCAGCATATGCAAAAACATTTCCCGGCAGCATGTTTGACAGACATGCAGATGCTCCGCACGGAACAGCCTTTGACTTCTTTCTTGAAAGATACGGCTTGGATAATCCTGTAGAAGGTATGAAAGAAGGAGAGTATAAAAACTCGTCTCTTGAAAGCCGCTATAAAAAACTTGCAGGAGAAACAGAGCTCAAAGATGCAGTAAAAAATAGCCTTGCACTCACAGAAGAGCTCCTTGTAAAAGTAAGACAGGCAAGAGAAAACTCTGATAACGAAGATCTGGATATCTTTTATATCCGTTTTGAACAGGGGCTTGCTAACAGGCTTGCTTCCGGCGCAAAGCTACTTGTATTTGTTGGAGAAACCTATAAGCCTTCTTATCTCTCTCAGGATGAGCTTGACGAACTAATACTGAATACTAGAGCAGGTGGCCCTGGAAGAAAAGATTTTCAACCAGACGGCCAGGGAAGAGGGAACCCCGGACGCGGTAGGAAATAA